One window of Atribacter laminatus genomic DNA carries:
- the rd gene encoding rubredoxin: MDKYVCTVCGYVYDPELGDPDAGVKPGTSFDDIPEDWVCPVCGASKDLFEKQ; encoded by the coding sequence ATGGATAAGTATGTTTGCACAGTTTGCGGATACGTATATGATCCTGAATTAGGCGATCCTGATGCTGGAGTAAAACCTGGTACATCTTTCGATGATATTCCTGAGGATTGGGTATGTCCAGTATGTGGTGCTTCAAAAGACCTCTTCGAA